One window of Strigops habroptila isolate Jane chromosome Z, bStrHab1.2.pri, whole genome shotgun sequence genomic DNA carries:
- the TMEM271 gene encoding transmembrane protein 271, producing MKWSVRGACAALSSCLLLACALSAAAVGLKCFSLGSELKGEPFRLGTAAGAFYSGLLLAAGLSLLAAALLCCRPPDEAPAAPAPAPGAAPALTPALAPDPDGDPDPAGGGTGGGEATAAPSGPVEKAPPGGRQNFLLLGVLVFMLGVLSAFAGAVIDGDTVSLVERKYSHYCLLQPGGAARPRSGPAVPDGSAAALRCQKLRDYQQGLVLSTVFNALECLLGLLNLLLVKNYKASQQRGRRRRRRRAAPAAAAAASGRRRRRRGGPCGSGGGGGGGGGRRAPRHSQGSLFSGGEPELSPGDCPFQAVSYINVGVFHVFDEAGVEVHCGGHPSVELPGYSPMDPELNASYPYCYPLPSEQPPAYEEIYPREPCAHGI from the coding sequence ATGAAGTGGAGCGTGCGGGGAGCCTGCGCCGCGctctccagctgcctcctgctcgCCTGCGCCCTCAGCGCCGCCGCCGTGGGCCTCAAGTGCTTCTCGCTGGGCTCCGAGCTGAAGGGCGAGCCCTTCCGCCTGGGCACCGCCGCAGGAGCCTTCTActcggggctgctgctggccgcCGGACTCTCGCTGCTCGCCGCCGCGCTGCTCTGCTGTCGTCCGCCCGACGAGGCACCCGCGGCACCGGCTCCAGCCCCAGGCGCGGCACCAGCCCTGACCCCGGCTCTGGCCCCGGACCCGGACGGGGACCCGGACCCGGCAGGAGGTGGCACCGGCGGGGGGGAGGCGACGGCCGCACCGTCGGGGCCAGTGGAGAAGGCGCCGCCCGGGGGGCGGCAGaacttcctgctgctgggggtgctggtgttCATGCTGGGCGTGCTGAGCGCCTTCGCTGGCGCCGTCATCGACGGCGACACCGTGTCGCTGGTGGAGAGGAAGTACTCGCACtactgcctgctgcagcccgGCGGCGCGGCCCGCCCGCGGAGCGGCCCAGCGGTCCCCGACGGCTCCGCCGCGGCGCTTCGCTGCCAGAAGCTGCGGGACTACCAGCAAGGCTTGGTGCTCTCCACCGTCTTTAACGCGCTGGAGTGCCTCCTGGGCCTGCTTAACCTGCTCCTCGTCAAAAACTATAAGGCCTCGCAGCAGCGCGGACGCCGGCGCCGGCGGCGGCGAGCGGCCCCCGCGGCTGCAGCGGCGGCGAGCGGGaggcggaggcggcggcggggcggcccctgcggcagcggcggcggcggtggtggcggcggcgggcggcgagCGCCGCGCCACAGCCAGGGCTCCCTCTTCTCCGGCGGCGAGCCTGAGCTTAGCCCCGGGGATTGCCCTTTCCAGGCCGTCTCGTACATCAACGTGGGCGTCTTCCACGTCTTCGACGAGGCTGGCGTGGAAGTGCACTGCGGCGGGCACCCCTCCGTCGAGCTGCCTGGCTACTCGCCCATGGACCCCGAGCTTAACGCCTCCTACCCCTACTGCTATCCGCTGCCCAGTGAGCAGCCCCCGGCCTACGAGGAGATCTACCCCAGGGAGCCCTGCGCTCACGGCATCTAG